The genome window GCGGCCCACGCGACCGAGCTCCCGTACGTCTGGGGCGACCTGCACAGCCAGAAGAAGGATCCGACCTTCCTCCTCGGCGGCCGCCGCACCGGTGAGGCGCTCTCCGCCCGGCTGCTGGGCCGCTGGACCGCGTTCGCGACGACCGGGGTCCCCGGCGACGACTGGCCCGCCTACGACGAGAACGGCCGCGACACCCTCGTCATCGGCGCGGAGGACCGCGTCGTGCCCGACCTCGACGGCCGCCTCCGGGCTGGGTGGGGCGATGCCGTGCTGTCCTTCCGGTAGGTCGCCGCCGCGGCGCGAGGACCCGGAGTTTCGGTAGACGGTAGAGAATCTTACTTGTCTAGGGATATCCTCGGCACTGGGGCGATCCAGCGCCGGGAAGGACCTCACCATGGCCAAGAAGACTTCGATGACGGTGATCGAGTACGACACGAACGGCGACACCGACGTCCTCAGCGCGCGGTCGCGGGCGATCCCCGCTCCCGGGCCCGGTGACGTGCTCGTCGAGGTGATCGCCGCCGGCATCAGCCACATCGACGGGTTCATCCGCAGCGGTCGCGAGGAGGCCTGGGCGGACGAGCCCTTCCCGCGCGGTTCCGGGAGCGATTTCGCCGGCATCGTCGAGGTCGGCGACGCGGACGGCCGCTTCCGGCGCGGCGACGAGGTCATCGGGCACGTGCGCCAGGGTGCGCACGCCACCCATGTCGTCGTCCCCGTCGCGGCGCTGGTCCCCAAGCCGGCGCACGTCCCGTGGGAGGTCGCGGGCGGGCTCTTCCTGGCCGGCGTGACCGCGCTCGACATCCTCGACGACCTCCGCATCGGCCCGGGCGACACCGTGGTGATCTCCGCCGCCGCGGGCGGAGTCGGCAGCATCGAAGCCCAGGTGGCCAAGCACCGGGGCGCCTTCGTCATCGGCACCTGCGGGGAACGCAACTTCGACTATCTGCGGCAGCTCGGCATCAAGCCGGTGACCTACGGCGAGGGCATCGAACGCCGCATCCGCGAGTTCGCGCCCGACGGCGTGACGGCTCTGATCGACAACTTCGGTCAGGACGGCCGTGGCCTCGCGGAGGAGCTCGGCGTGCCGGCGTCACGGTACCGGTCGAGCGCCGACCGCCGCGACACCGAGCTGCGGCTGCTCCAGGACGATCCCGCCTCGATCGCGCACGCCACCGCCCAGCTCGGCCGCCTCGCCCAGCTGGCCGACGAGCGCGCGTTCACGCTGCTCATCTCCGGCTACTACCCGCTGGACGAGATCGCGGTCGCCTACGACGACCTGGCGAAGCTGCACTCGCGCGGCAAGGTCGTCCTCGGCACCCACCCGGTCACCACGTACCGCAACCTGAAGGCCCGCGACGTGCAGGAAGCGCGGGGCTGATCGCCCCGCGACCGTCAGCTCGGCGACCGTCGGCTCGGCGACCGTCAGGCCAGCGACCGTCAGCTCAGCGCGGCCGCCCGGGCCGCCGACGGCGACTCCCCGTACGCCGCCTTGAACACCCGGCTGAAGTGCGCGGCGTCGACGAAGCCCCAGCGCGTCGCGATCGACGCCACCGAGCGGCCGGCCGACAGCGGATCCATCAGCTCGCGACGGCAGCGCTCCAGACGGCGCGACCGGATCCACGCCGAGACGGTGGTGCCCTGCTCCTGGAACAGCCCCTGCAGGTGCCGGGTCGAGATGAAGTGCGCCGCCGCCAGCTGCGCAGGTCCCAGGTCCGCGGACGACAGGTTGGCCTCGATGTACTCGCGGATGCGGCCCATCAGGGCGTGGTGCGGGTGGGCGAGCTCGGCGGCGGTGCCGAGGTGGTCCGCGAAGAGCGTGGCGGTCAGGTCGAG of Leifsonia shinshuensis contains these proteins:
- a CDS encoding NADP-dependent oxidoreductase; this encodes MAKKTSMTVIEYDTNGDTDVLSARSRAIPAPGPGDVLVEVIAAGISHIDGFIRSGREEAWADEPFPRGSGSDFAGIVEVGDADGRFRRGDEVIGHVRQGAHATHVVVPVAALVPKPAHVPWEVAGGLFLAGVTALDILDDLRIGPGDTVVISAAAGGVGSIEAQVAKHRGAFVIGTCGERNFDYLRQLGIKPVTYGEGIERRIREFAPDGVTALIDNFGQDGRGLAEELGVPASRYRSSADRRDTELRLLQDDPASIAHATAQLGRLAQLADERAFTLLISGYYPLDEIAVAYDDLAKLHSRGKVVLGTHPVTTYRNLKARDVQEARG